A single Sphingomonas sp. IW22 DNA region contains:
- a CDS encoding autotransporter assembly complex family protein, whose amino-acid sequence MSSPLRRGRWSAAAAGLIALSPAAAWGQAAPQPSQVDDVPLDPAAPLAPMPELGIDWPDLSTQPTDPVAVIDTAQQIAAETRYRYRVEGMDGIWTDLMRQRFNEASTLRLHENESSNAAQLNRRAREDSSLLNELLRAEGYYAAEVDTRVEAGAGEVTVFLTARPGEVYRFAGVTLEGVEAAGAKAEELRRAFAVEPTDPVNADTIAAAETNLRERIGRAGFPFAEVGEPRIVVDHATRTATLAVAVTPGEALRFGRITTRDNRVFDGDHVQDIARFEPGEPFDQGSVDDLRRAIVQTGLVSAVRIEPVEGQAPGTVDLDVRMFPAPPRTIAGEIGYGTGEGARVEANWTHRNLFPPEGAVTLRGVAGTREQLAGVTFRRNNFHQRDRVLTLQATAAHLERDAYQADTFLLSGTLERQTNIFFQKSWVWSVGAELAASREEDVILSTGEPRERVYFIGALPTSLTYDGTDDLLNPTTGFRLGGRLSPEVSLSGAAFGYARTQIDASIYRPFGDRVVLAARTRLGTILGAPRDAIAPSRRFYAGGGASVRGYGFQSIGPRDLNNDPIGGRSLTEFSLEARVRAFGNFGVVPFIDAGNIYTSPLPKFSGFRYGAGVGVRYYSNFGPIRVDVGTPLNPQPGDSHIAVYVSLGQAF is encoded by the coding sequence ATGTCGTCGCCACTCCGCCGGGGTCGCTGGTCCGCCGCCGCCGCCGGCCTGATCGCGCTGTCGCCTGCCGCCGCCTGGGGGCAGGCCGCGCCACAGCCGTCGCAGGTCGACGACGTTCCGCTCGATCCCGCTGCGCCGCTGGCGCCGATGCCCGAACTCGGCATCGACTGGCCCGACCTGTCGACCCAGCCGACCGATCCGGTCGCCGTCATCGATACCGCGCAGCAGATCGCCGCCGAAACCCGCTATCGTTACCGGGTCGAGGGGATGGACGGCATCTGGACCGACCTGATGCGACAGCGGTTCAATGAAGCATCGACGCTGCGTCTGCACGAGAATGAAAGCTCGAATGCCGCGCAGCTGAACCGCCGCGCGCGGGAGGATTCGAGCCTGCTGAACGAACTGTTGCGGGCCGAGGGCTATTACGCGGCAGAGGTCGACACGCGGGTCGAGGCGGGGGCGGGCGAGGTCACCGTGTTTCTGACCGCCCGTCCGGGGGAGGTCTATCGCTTTGCCGGCGTGACGCTGGAAGGGGTGGAGGCTGCGGGTGCAAAGGCCGAGGAGCTGCGCCGCGCCTTTGCCGTCGAGCCTACCGATCCGGTCAACGCCGACACCATCGCCGCTGCCGAGACGAACCTGCGGGAGCGTATCGGGCGGGCGGGCTTTCCCTTTGCCGAAGTGGGGGAGCCGCGCATCGTCGTCGACCACGCCACCCGCACCGCGACACTGGCGGTGGCGGTCACGCCGGGTGAGGCGTTGAGATTCGGGCGCATCACCACACGCGACAATCGCGTGTTCGACGGTGACCATGTGCAGGACATCGCCCGTTTCGAACCCGGCGAGCCGTTCGACCAGGGCTCGGTCGACGACCTGCGCCGCGCGATCGTCCAGACGGGGCTGGTTTCTGCCGTGCGGATCGAGCCGGTGGAGGGCCAAGCGCCCGGCACCGTCGATCTGGACGTCCGCATGTTCCCCGCGCCGCCACGCACGATCGCGGGCGAAATCGGCTATGGCACGGGCGAAGGCGCGCGGGTCGAGGCGAACTGGACGCATCGCAACCTGTTCCCACCCGAAGGCGCAGTGACGTTGCGCGGGGTCGCGGGCACGCGTGAGCAGTTGGCGGGCGTTACGTTCCGACGCAACAATTTCCATCAGCGCGACCGGGTGCTGACGTTGCAGGCGACGGCGGCGCATCTGGAACGCGACGCCTATCAGGCCGATACCTTCCTGCTGTCCGGCACGCTGGAGCGGCAGACCAATATCTTCTTTCAGAAATCCTGGGTCTGGTCGGTCGGCGCCGAACTGGCGGCGTCGCGGGAGGAGGATGTGATCCTGTCCACCGGTGAGCCGCGTGAGCGCGTCTATTTCATCGGCGCGCTACCCACCAGCCTGACCTATGACGGGACCGACGACCTGCTCAACCCCACGACCGGCTTTCGGCTGGGCGGGCGGCTGTCGCCGGAAGTTTCGCTGTCGGGTGCGGCCTTCGGCTATGCCCGGACCCAGATCGACGCCAGCATCTATCGCCCGTTCGGGGATCGGGTTGTGCTGGCCGCGCGCACGCGGCTGGGCACGATCCTGGGCGCGCCGCGCGACGCGATTGCACCGTCGCGGCGTTTCTATGCCGGGGGAGGCGCCTCGGTGCGGGGCTATGGCTTTCAGTCGATCGGGCCGCGCGATCTGAACAACGATCCGATCGGCGGCCGAAGCCTGACAGAATTTTCGCTTGAGGCGCGCGTCCGGGCGTTCGGCAATTTCGGCGTCGTGCCGTTCATCGACGCGGGCAACATCTATACCTCTCCGCTGCCGAAATTTTCGGGCTTTCGCTACGGGGCCGGCGTGGGCGTGCGTTATTATTCCAATTTCGGCCCGATCCGTGTCGACGTCGGCACGCCGCTCAATCCCCAGCCGGGGGATTCGCACATCGCCGTCTATGTCAGCCTGGGTCAGGCCTTTTGA
- a CDS encoding MFS transporter — protein MNHSIPEPRKADVAPLPPVRRVATATTLAYGFGAVAYGVKDNGFGTFLLLFYNQVIGLPSAQVGFIVMCALLLDAVIDPMIGVASDRTRGRWGRRHPWMYAAALPIALGWVALWNPPALSSGWTLAWLFGAAVVVRTAVSAYEVPSQALTPELTADYDERTRITAYRYIFGWAGGLLMLLAAYQLFLVPEPGQSNGLLNRAGYQSFAIAGAGAMLVAILVSAIGTHREIARLPQPHIERGGVGVAFRELAGAVRNRPFLILMAAGLFAYTNQGISFALSNYLYSFVWRFETATFAWLAAVLFAGVVIAFVGAPAIARRVGKPRAAASMIAAAGLLQATPFALRLAGLFPTPDDPAMVPVLFAIYTLNSAVSVGTAILGASMMADVVEHSEVRTGRRSEGVFFAGAFFVQKCTSGIGIFVSGLILAAAGFPEGARPGQVDGATLDWLTILFAGTYLVLSMSAAWLFLHFPFGADEHRARVARLAATD, from the coding sequence GTGAACCACTCGATACCGGAGCCGCGAAAGGCCGATGTCGCCCCGCTGCCGCCCGTCCGCCGCGTCGCCACCGCGACGACGCTGGCCTATGGTTTTGGCGCGGTCGCTTATGGTGTGAAGGACAATGGGTTCGGCACGTTCCTGTTGCTCTTCTACAATCAGGTGATCGGGCTGCCTTCGGCGCAGGTCGGCTTCATCGTCATGTGCGCGCTGTTACTGGACGCAGTGATCGATCCGATGATCGGCGTCGCGTCGGACCGCACGCGCGGGCGATGGGGGCGGCGGCATCCGTGGATGTATGCAGCCGCGCTGCCGATCGCGCTGGGCTGGGTCGCGCTGTGGAACCCGCCCGCGCTGTCGTCGGGCTGGACGCTGGCGTGGCTGTTCGGGGCGGCGGTGGTCGTCCGGACTGCCGTTTCCGCCTATGAAGTGCCAAGCCAGGCGCTGACCCCCGAACTGACTGCCGATTATGACGAGCGCACGCGGATCACCGCCTATCGCTATATCTTTGGGTGGGCGGGCGGATTGCTGATGTTGCTGGCAGCGTATCAGTTGTTTCTGGTGCCGGAGCCGGGCCAGTCGAACGGCCTTCTGAACCGTGCGGGGTATCAGAGCTTTGCGATTGCAGGCGCGGGCGCGATGCTGGTCGCGATTCTCGTGTCGGCCATCGGCACCCACCGCGAAATCGCGCGCCTGCCTCAACCCCATATCGAACGCGGCGGCGTTGGCGTTGCCTTTCGCGAGCTGGCCGGGGCGGTCCGTAATCGCCCGTTCCTGATCCTGATGGCGGCGGGGCTGTTCGCCTATACCAATCAGGGGATCAGCTTTGCGCTGTCCAATTACCTCTACAGCTTTGTCTGGCGCTTCGAAACGGCGACCTTTGCGTGGCTGGCTGCGGTGCTTTTCGCAGGCGTGGTGATCGCGTTCGTCGGCGCGCCCGCCATTGCACGCCGTGTCGGCAAGCCACGTGCGGCCGCGTCGATGATCGCAGCGGCGGGTCTGCTTCAGGCAACGCCCTTTGCACTGCGGCTGGCGGGGTTGTTCCCGACGCCCGACGATCCCGCGATGGTACCGGTCCTGTTCGCCATCTACACGCTCAATTCCGCCGTCAGCGTTGGCACCGCGATCCTCGGCGCGTCGATGATGGCCGATGTGGTCGAACATAGCGAAGTGCGCACAGGTCGCCGCAGCGAGGGGGTGTTCTTTGCCGGAGCCTTTTTCGTCCAGAAATGCACCAGCGGCATCGGCATTTTCGTGTCGGGCCTTATTCTGGCGGCGGCGGGCTTTCCCGAAGGTGCCAGGCCCGGTCAGGTCGATGGCGCGACGCTGGACTGGCTGACCATCCTGTTCGCGGGCACCTATCTGGTGCTGTCCATGTCGGCGGCGTGGCTGTTCCTGCATTTCCCCTTTGGCGCCGACGAACATCGCGCGCGGGTGGCACGGCTGGCGGCGACGGATTGA
- a CDS encoding acyl-CoA dehydrogenase family protein, with translation MALDAETFDALIEGVRRFVTDRLRPLEAEVEADDAVPAPVVAEMREMGLFGLSIAPEYGGLGLNMVEECRVAMETGHTTPAFRSAFGTNVGIGSQGLVMAGTPEQKAEWLPRIASGEIITSFALTEPDVGSDSGSVKTRAVRDGDIYRLSGTKRYITNADKADLFTVMARTGEEAGGRGVTAFLVPRDLPGVSVGEPEKKMGQRGARVCDVHFDDVPVPAANRLGNEGDGFRIAMRVLDRGRLHIAAVCVGVAERLIADTVAYAAERRQFGKPIAEHQLIQAMIADSKTEALAARALVLETAAAKDAGGDVVLESAAAKLFASEMVGRVADRAVQVHGGAGYIADYGIERLYRDVRLFRIYEGTSQIQQIIIARETMKRGG, from the coding sequence ATGGCGCTGGATGCCGAAACATTCGATGCGCTGATCGAGGGGGTTCGCCGGTTCGTCACCGACCGGCTGCGCCCGCTGGAGGCCGAGGTCGAGGCTGACGACGCCGTACCCGCGCCCGTGGTCGCCGAGATGCGTGAGATGGGCCTGTTCGGCCTGTCGATCGCGCCCGAATATGGCGGGCTGGGCCTCAACATGGTCGAGGAATGCCGCGTGGCGATGGAAACGGGGCACACCACCCCGGCCTTTCGTTCGGCATTCGGGACCAATGTTGGGATCGGCAGCCAAGGCCTGGTCATGGCTGGTACGCCCGAACAAAAGGCTGAGTGGCTGCCGCGCATCGCCAGTGGCGAAATCATCACCAGCTTTGCCCTGACCGAACCCGATGTCGGCTCCGATTCCGGCAGCGTGAAGACACGCGCGGTGCGCGACGGCGACATCTATCGCCTGTCGGGGACCAAGCGTTACATCACCAACGCCGACAAGGCTGACCTGTTCACGGTCATGGCCCGCACCGGTGAAGAGGCCGGGGGGCGCGGTGTCACCGCCTTTCTGGTTCCACGCGACCTGCCCGGCGTGTCGGTGGGCGAACCTGAAAAGAAGATGGGACAGCGCGGCGCGCGGGTGTGCGACGTGCATTTCGACGACGTCCCCGTCCCCGCCGCGAACCGGCTGGGCAATGAGGGCGATGGCTTTCGCATCGCCATGCGCGTGCTGGACCGCGGGCGGCTGCACATTGCCGCCGTCTGCGTCGGCGTCGCGGAGCGGCTGATCGCGGACACCGTCGCCTATGCCGCCGAACGCCGCCAGTTCGGGAAGCCCATTGCCGAGCATCAGCTGATCCAGGCGATGATCGCCGATTCCAAGACAGAGGCACTGGCCGCCCGTGCGCTGGTCCTCGAAACCGCAGCGGCCAAGGATGCCGGCGGCGACGTGGTGCTGGAAAGCGCGGCGGCCAAGCTGTTCGCCAGCGAAATGGTTGGCCGCGTTGCCGACCGCGCGGTGCAGGTGCATGGCGGCGCGGGCTATATCGCCGATTACGGCATCGAGCGGCTGTACCGCGATGTCCGGCTGTTCCGCATTTACGAGGGCACCAGCCAGATCCAGCAGATCATTATCGCGCGCGAAACGATGAAGCGGGGCGGGTAA
- a CDS encoding VOC family protein, with the protein MQTVLRAAALLSLLTPVAGHAQSPPSRAARGDHVALAVSDLQASAEFYRRVFGFAELKAPVVNRRWLDLGGGFALHLIPGRTAPVGIDRGNHLAVAVGDFDGFVANLAAMGVPFTDFEDRPSTVQRLRTDGVRQVYIRDPDGHRIEVNDAAAQRG; encoded by the coding sequence ATGCAAACCGTCCTCCGCGCCGCCGCGCTGCTGAGCCTGCTGACCCCCGTGGCCGGGCATGCGCAATCCCCCCCGTCGCGGGCCGCGCGCGGCGACCATGTCGCGCTGGCGGTCTCTGACCTGCAGGCCAGCGCCGAATTTTACAGGCGGGTCTTCGGGTTCGCCGAGTTGAAGGCGCCAGTGGTCAACCGCCGCTGGCTCGACCTGGGCGGCGGGTTCGCGCTGCACCTCATTCCCGGCCGCACCGCGCCCGTCGGGATCGATCGTGGCAATCACCTGGCGGTCGCGGTCGGCGATTTTGACGGCTTCGTCGCCAATTTGGCGGCGATGGGCGTTCCGTTCACCGACTTTGAAGACCGCCCATCGACGGTGCAGCGCCTGCGCACCGACGGGGTGCGTCAGGTCTATATCCGCGATCCCGACGGCCATCGGATTGAGGTCAACGACGCCGCCGCTCAGCGGGGCTGA